The genome window CGTTTTGAAATATCCCAATTTTTTGGGAATGGCCTAAAATCAACTCCTCCACTCATGCTGCCTGCTGCACCAAAGGTATCCTGGTGCCGGAAAGTCAGGTAAAAAGCGCCATGCCCTCCCATACTTAAACCGGCAATTGCACGGCCGCTTTTATTTTTTATAACCTTATAATTCGCATCCATATATGCAACAAGCTCCTTTGATACATAGGTTTCATATTTCATGGTAGAATCAACGGGACTATCGAAATACCAACTTGTTTTGCCACCATCAGGACATACAATGATGAAATTATACAAGTCAACATATTCTTTTAACTCCGGGACATTGGTTATCCAATCCTTCTGATTGCCCCCAGCTCCGTGCAATAAATACAATACAGGCAGTTGTTTTTTCGATCTCTTGTAGTTATCAGGTTTAATCACAACATTCATGATTTTTTTATTCATGGATTGGCTCATAATGGCAACCGTATCTACCTTACCTGCATAACTGTAACCAGTACTTAATAAAATAAATAATAATCCTATTAATCTTTTCATTTCTCAGTTTTAAGTTTTTAATAAATAATCATTTGATTCCTCATCAAGGGTTATGGTTTCAAAGTTAAAAAAATACACCAAGCCATTCACGGCGAATAAAAACTATTGTCTGTTAATTTGTGTCTTGTCCCTCTTCAATTTAGTATTGTACCCTTAATTTTCTAAACTCCATATGCTTTGAATCCAACTTTAACCTTCAACCTGTATGTTAAACCCGGACAAAAATCAGCCTTATTTTATAATACTAAGGTTTTCTAAAATTTAATCCGGACAATTTTATAAAAATCAGTTCTATTGATAACATAGTACTATGAATCCTATAGTACTATAGAAACAGAACTACCTCTGTAACCGGCTGTCTGTGGAAGAGGAATCTTAATCCTGGTTTGTCTGCTTTCAGGATTATAGGTTACATTTTTTCCTGAGAATTTCCCGGAAACAACCAATACAAAATCAATAAGTTTTTGTGTAGGGTCTTCGACGGTTATTTTAATCTTTCCATTTCTTTGCTTTTCCAGCATTACGATTCCGGCATTTTCACTATTAACTTTCAATTTGCCAAAATTAACAGATCCTGCCTTATAAAAAATCGTCTGACATAGGGATTGCTCCATATCTGTAACAGACTGGCACTCTGTTGAATTTTTCAACACTGTTACCGTTGGTTTCGACATAAAGGCCAACAACTTAACTTTTGAGGTATTGGGTAAAATACAATATTCATAAGTGGCATTTTGAGGCATGACGCCATGTTCGATGAATAGATTAAACACTTTGCCAGAATCCGGGATATTTTTATAAAAATCAGCAATAAGCCCCCAATTCCCTTTTTGCAATTTGTTGCTGATATGAAGTTTTTCTGCTTTTATCAAATAATATCCTATTTTATTATGATATACACCCTTAATATCATTCCGCGTAATTTCTGTATTTTCAGCAAGGACTGCTTCCCGGTCTGTACTTCCATCATAATATGTTACATCACCTTTCAGATAGGGCTGGTCCAGGGAGGTAAAAACAGGCAGATTATTTACAGTAGATATGCCAGCTCCTAAACAAATGATAACATCATGGATAAAAAAATAGGATTTATAGGCCGTCAAAC of Bacteroidota bacterium contains these proteins:
- a CDS encoding alpha/beta hydrolase family protein, whose product is MKRLIGLLFILLSTGYSYAGKVDTVAIMSQSMNKKIMNVVIKPDNYKRSKKQLPVLYLLHGAGGNQKDWITNVPELKEYVDLYNFIIVCPDGGKTSWYFDSPVDSTMKYETYVSKELVAYMDANYKVIKNKSGRAIAGLSMGGHGAFYLTFRHQDTFGAAGSMSGGVDFRPFPKNWDISKRLGDYAQYQANWDKNTVINLLDSIKGKPVKLIFDCGVDDFFHTVNLNLHQKMLEYKIPHDYIERPGKHTWNYWRNSIKYQLVFFNDFFKNK
- a CDS encoding polysaccharide lyase family 8 super-sandwich domain-containing protein — encoded protein: KMKYLRNYILEGIQWTIWKGKMDPGACARQVFNNSQKAKSFSLSVSILNMMKADVSSSGQFGNFINENLLKNTTENNLLGHKYFWRSEYAIHRTPTWFASLRMNSNRTKGIEMTNSENLQGFYAADGVMSIMNEGNEYENIFPVWNWRRLPGLTVQDGNKPTIDYSLKRSDFVGGVSDGEKGASAMILKHDGLTAYKSYFFIHDVIICLGAGISTVNNLPVFTSLDQPYLKGDVTYYDGSTDREAVLAENTEITRNDIKGVYHNKIGYYLIKAEKLHISNKLQKGNWGLIADFYKNIPDSGKVFNLFIEHGVMPQNATYEYCILPNTSKVKLLAFMSKPTVTVLKNSTECQSVTDMEQSLCQTIFYKAGSVNFGKLKVNSENAGIVMLEKQRNGKIKITVEDPTQKLIDFVLVVSGKFSGKNVTYNPESRQTRIKIPLPQTAGYRGSSVSIVL